GACCGACTCGATCTGCGTCGCCGCTGCGCCGGGTGCGTCCGAGCCGTTCGCCGGGCCGATGTCGCCCGCGGGCGGGGCGATCGCGCGCTGCGTGCACGGCGCGGTGCTCGAGGGCGCGCTGGAGTTCGAGGAGCGGCGTGCGCGGGGCGCGTAGCGTGGGACTGCTCGGCGCCGTCGCGCTCGACGCCGCGTTCGGGGATCCGGCGCGGTGGCATCCGGTCGCGGGCTTCGGGCAGACGGCGGCGCGGTTGGAGCGCGTCACGTACCGGGATGCGCGGGGCGCGGGAGTTGTCCATGTGATGGTGTTGGTCGGCGTGCCGAGCGTGGTGGCTGCCCGGGTCGGGCGGCGGCGCGCGGCGGCGCTGGCGGTCTGCGGCTGGGCGGCGCTCGGCGGCCGGTCGCTGCGGCGGACGGCGGCCCGGATGGCGGACCTCGTGGACGCGGGCGATCTGCCGGCGGCGCGGGCGCTGGCGCGGTCGCTGGTCGCGCGGCGGACCGAGACGCTCGACGGCGCAGAGCTGACGCGCGCGGCGCTGGAGTCGCTGGCCGAGAACACCGCGGACGCCGAGGCCGGGACGCTGTTCTGGGGCGCGGTCGCGGGGCCGGGCGGCGTCGTGCTGCACCGGGCGGCGAACACGCTCGACGCGATGGTCGGCTACCGCAACGAGAAGTACATGAACTTCGGCTGGGCGGCCGCGCGGCTGGACGACGTCCTCGGCTGGCCCGCCGCGCGGGCGTGCGCCGGGGCGACGGTCGTGGCCGCCGTGCTGTGCGGGGAGGACGCGCGCGGCGCGGCGCGCGTCTGGCGCCGCGACGGCGCGCACCACCCGAGCCCGAACGCCGGCCGAGCCGAGGCGGCGTTCGCCGGCGCGCTGGGCATCACGCTCGGTGGGATCAACGACTACGACGGCGTCGTCGAGGACCGTGGCCGCCTCGGCGACGGCCCCGCGCCCGACACCGCCGCGTTGCGCCGCGCGGTCCGGCTGAGCGCGGCGACGAGCGCGGTCCTGGCGGCCGCGGCCGCGGGGGTGGCGGCGTGGCGCTGATCCTGGTGACGGGGCCGCGGCGGTCGGGGAAGAGCCGGGTTGCGGAGCGGCTGGCGGCTGAGGGTGGGGGAGATGTTGTCGTCCTTGCTCCGTTGACCGTCACCGACGACGAGATGGCGGCGCGGGTCGCGGTGCATCGGGCGGCACGGCCGGAGGGGTGGCGGACGGTCGAGGGGCAGGATGTCGTCGGGGCGCTTGGCGCGGTCGAGCCGGGCGTGACGGTGCTGCTCGACTCGCTCGGCACGTGGGTCAGCGAGCTGCTGTGGCGCGACGAGGGGACCGCCGATGCGATCCGGGAGTCCGCTCGTGAGTTCGCCCGCGCCGCTGCGGCGCGGGAGGGGCTGACGGTCGTGGTGGCGGAAGAGGCGGGGTGGGGGCCGGTGCCGCCGCATGCGCTGACGCGGGTGTGGCTCGACGTGCTCGGCGACGCGGTCCAGGCGGTGAGCGCGGTGGCGGACCGGGCGGTGCTCGTCGTCGCGGGGCGCGAGGTGGAGCTGCCGTGAGCGACGTGCATGGGGATGTGTGGGCGCGGGGTGCTGCGGCCGACCATGCGGTGAACGTCGCCACGGGTGGGCCGCCGGCGTGGCTGCTCGAAGCGCTGCGGGACGCGCTCGCCGGCGCCGTCGCCGCGTATCCGGACGAGCGCGAGGCCGTGGCGGCGGTGGCGGCGCGGCATGGGCGGCACCCGGCGGAGGTCGTGATGTTGAACGGCGCCGCGCAGGGCTATGGGTTGCTCGGCGCGCGGCGGCCGGTCGTGATCCACCCGCAGTTCATGGAGCCCGACCGGGTGCTGGGCGCGGAGCGGGTCGTGCTGAGCGACCCGTACATGTTGGATCCGGGCGTCGTGCCGGAGGAGGCCGACCTCGTTGTTATAGGTAATCCGACGAACCCGACGGGCGTCCTGCATCCGCGTGGCGCAGTCGCCGCGCTGGCGCGGGAGGGGCGGACGGTGCTCGTCGACGAGGCGTTCATGGACTTCGTCCCGGGCGAGCCGGAGTCGCTGGCGGGTGAGGCGCTGCCGGGCGTCGTCGTGCTGCGGTCGCTGACGAAGATCCTCGCCGTGCCGGGGCTGCGCGTCGGGTACCTGCTCGCGGAGGCGGGGCTGGCGCAGAGGCTGCGCGAGGCGCGGCAGGCGTGGGCGGTCAATGCCCTTGCCCTGGTCGCCGCGCGCGAGGCGACGGCCGAACGACTTGCGCCGATCGCCGCGCGCGCCCAGCAGGACCGGGCCGCGCTGGCCCAGGGACTGCGCGCGGCGCTGCCGGGAGCGACGGTGCACGACGGCGCGGCGAACTTCGTGTTGGTGCACTTGCCCCACGTCGATGGCGTCGAGCTCGCGCGCGTGCTGCGCGCGGAGGACGGCATCGCGATCCGTCCCGCCGGGACGTTCCCGGGCCTGGGCCCGGGCCACGTCCGCCTCACCGCACGCGGCGGCGAGGTGGACGCTCGCCTCGTCGCCGCCCTCAGCCGGCGCGCGTGAGGTCCGGGACCGGCAGCGGCGCGCAGCCGTCCGGGCCGCCCGCGCGGACGCCGGCGGCGCAGGTCGTCCCGAGCTCCGGCAGGTCGATCGCGGACGCGTGGCCCGGCTCGGTCAGGATGCTCACGTTGCCGCCGAGCCGCGCCAGCAGGGCCGGGATCGGCGGCAGCTCGTGCGGGAAGTCGGCCGGGTCGACGACGATCTTCAGGCGGTGCCCGGCCTTCAACACCCAGTTGGTCGGGAACACCTCGACGTCGACCGGCGTCGCGACGCCGCTCTGCACCGGCAGGACCGACGCCTTCGTGAACGGGTGCCACGGCTGGATCTCGTGCCCGCGCACCACGCGCGACCTCGACGCGTCGACCGCCCGGAACGACGCGCTCTGCCAGCCGGTCGTCATCCCGGTCGACGTGCCGTCCGGAGCGACATCATCAACGCGAACCGTCACCGCCGCGTCCGACGCGGTCGTCGTCAGCCACAGGTGCGCGGCGATCGGGCCGCTCAGCCGCAGGTCGCTCGACAGCGGCGCGCTCTCGTACGACGCGCCACCGCTCAGCGCGTTGGGCCGGTCGTCGGTGAAGCACGGCAGCGGCTCGCCGAGGCCCGCCGTCCACTGCCCGGTCGACATGGTGCAGATCCCGGACAGCGGGTGCTGCACGAACGTCTGCGGCGTCTCGGCCACGCCCGGCGCGTCGCCGCGCGTCAGCGTCGAGCCGCCGCGCAGGTACCACGTCTGCGGGTCGAGCTTCGGGTTGGGCCAGTCGGACTGCGTCTCGAACCTGTCGTCGCCATAGGCGTACTGCGTGACCTTCGGGATCGCGGCGATGTTGGTGTCGATCCCCTTCAAGTACTGGTCGAACCAGCGCAGCTGCAGGTCGGTGAGCGACGGCACGCCGTCGGCCGGCAGCCCAGAGCCCGTCGACCCGCTCACGTGCGTCCACGGCCCCATCACCAGGCGCGACGGGACCCGCGACTTCAGGCGCTCGTAGATCAGCGGCTCGCCGCGCTGGAACAGGTCGTGCAGCCCGCCGACGACGAACGTCGGCACCTGGATCCTGTCGAGCACCTCGATCGTCGACCGCGTCTTCCAGAACGGCCCGTCGTAGGCGACGTCGCCGCCCTGCAAGGACCCCAACAACGTCGGGAGCGTGAACGACGCCAGCCCGCCCACGTGCTGCAGCAGCGTCAGCGGGTCGGTGCCGACGAGCCCGCCCCCGGTGATCAACCCCATCCACAACGGGATGAACGACACGTTGATGTCGCCGCCGCTGAACACGATGTCGCGGTAGCCGTCGGCCATCGGCACGACCGGGAAGATCGCCTTCAGGTGCGGCGGGCGCAGCGCCGCGGTGAAGAGCTGGTTGAGCCCCATGTACGACGGCCCGTCGAGCCCGACCTTGCCGCTTGACCACGACTGCGCCGCCGCCCACTCGACGATGTCGTAGCCGTCCTGCTGCTCGCTGGGGCCGAACGAGTCCCAGGCCCCGGCGGACTTGCCGGTGCCGCGCACGTCCACGGTGACCTGCACGTAGCCGCGCTGGACGAGCGACGAGCCGCCCGCGCCGAGCGCGGTCGCCGCGACGTCCTTGCCGTAGGGCGTCTGCGTGATCAGCACGGGGAACCTTCCGGGCGCGTCGGGGCGCTCGACGTTGGCCCTCAGGACGGTCCCGTCGCGCATCGTGATCGGGACGTCCCTGTCGGTGACCGACGTGTACGTCGCCGCGCGCGTGTACGGCGTCCACGTCCCGCCGTCCGCGGAAGCGACCGCGGCGAAGACGCCGAGCATCGCGGCACACGTCGCCAGAACGGTGGCGACCTTCCTCCAAGAGCGACCCATGACCACCAGGAACGCAGCGGTTCCCCGGAACTTGCGGTCACGCGGTCACAACCGGGCGGTCCGGTACGACTCCTGGGGACCGATGCGCCTGGACGACCTCGACGACGCCGCGCTCCTGGCGGCGCTGCGCGCCGATCCGGAGGCGTTCGCGGCGCTGTACCGCCGCTACGAGCGGCCGGTGCTCGGCTACCTCGTCCGCCGCACGCGCAGGCCCGAGCTGGCCGCCGACCTGGCGGCCGAGACGTTCGCCGCCGCGCTGGAGTCGCTGCGCCGCGAGCACGGTCCCGCGACCCCGCAGCAGTTCGGCGCCTGGCTGTTCGGGATCGCGCGCAACAAGCTGGCGGACTCGATCCGCCGCGGCCGCGTCGAGGAGGGCGCGCGGCGCCGGCTGGCGCTGGAGCGCGTCACGCTCACCGACGCCGACCTCGAGGCGATCGACGCGCTCGGCACCGACGCCGAGCTCGACCAACTCCTCCAACAACTCCCGGACGAGCAGCGCGACGCGCTCCGCGCCCGGATCCTCGACGAGCGCGAGTACTCGGACATCGCGGGTGCGCTCGACACCTCCGCGCTCGTCGTCCGCAAGCGCGTGTCGCGCGGGCTCGGCGCGCTCCGCGCCCGTTTGAAGGAGACCGCCGCGTCATGAACCCCACCTTGCTCCCCGACCTCGAGGCCCAGCTGCGCGAGGCCGCACGCCGGACCCA
The sequence above is a segment of the Conexibacter woesei Iso977N genome. Coding sequences within it:
- the cbiB gene encoding adenosylcobinamide-phosphate synthase CbiB, producing MRGARSVGLLGAVALDAAFGDPARWHPVAGFGQTAARLERVTYRDARGAGVVHVMVLVGVPSVVAARVGRRRAAALAVCGWAALGGRSLRRTAARMADLVDAGDLPAARALARSLVARRTETLDGAELTRAALESLAENTADAEAGTLFWGAVAGPGGVVLHRAANTLDAMVGYRNEKYMNFGWAAARLDDVLGWPAARACAGATVVAAVLCGEDARGAARVWRRDGAHHPSPNAGRAEAAFAGALGITLGGINDYDGVVEDRGRLGDGPAPDTAALRRAVRLSAATSAVLAAAAAGVAAWR
- a CDS encoding bifunctional adenosylcobinamide kinase/adenosylcobinamide-phosphate guanylyltransferase encodes the protein MTGPRRSGKSRVAERLAAEGGGDVVVLAPLTVTDDEMAARVAVHRAARPEGWRTVEGQDVVGALGAVEPGVTVLLDSLGTWVSELLWRDEGTADAIRESAREFARAAAAREGLTVVVAEEAGWGPVPPHALTRVWLDVLGDAVQAVSAVADRAVLVVAGREVELP
- a CDS encoding RNA polymerase sigma factor; protein product: MRLDDLDDAALLAALRADPEAFAALYRRYERPVLGYLVRRTRRPELAADLAAETFAAALESLRREHGPATPQQFGAWLFGIARNKLADSIRRGRVEEGARRRLALERVTLTDADLEAIDALGTDAELDQLLQQLPDEQRDALRARILDEREYSDIAGALDTSALVVRKRVSRGLGALRARLKETAAS
- a CDS encoding aminotransferase class I/II-fold pyridoxal phosphate-dependent enzyme, which encodes MSDVHGDVWARGAAADHAVNVATGGPPAWLLEALRDALAGAVAAYPDEREAVAAVAARHGRHPAEVVMLNGAAQGYGLLGARRPVVIHPQFMEPDRVLGAERVVLSDPYMLDPGVVPEEADLVVIGNPTNPTGVLHPRGAVAALAREGRTVLVDEAFMDFVPGEPESLAGEALPGVVVLRSLTKILAVPGLRVGYLLAEAGLAQRLREARQAWAVNALALVAAREATAERLAPIAARAQQDRAALAQGLRAALPGATVHDGAANFVLVHLPHVDGVELARVLRAEDGIAIRPAGTFPGLGPGHVRLTARGGEVDARLVAALSRRA
- a CDS encoding CocE/NonD family hydrolase, which translates into the protein MGRSWRKVATVLATCAAMLGVFAAVASADGGTWTPYTRAATYTSVTDRDVPITMRDGTVLRANVERPDAPGRFPVLITQTPYGKDVAATALGAGGSSLVQRGYVQVTVDVRGTGKSAGAWDSFGPSEQQDGYDIVEWAAAQSWSSGKVGLDGPSYMGLNQLFTAALRPPHLKAIFPVVPMADGYRDIVFSGGDINVSFIPLWMGLITGGGLVGTDPLTLLQHVGGLASFTLPTLLGSLQGGDVAYDGPFWKTRSTIEVLDRIQVPTFVVGGLHDLFQRGEPLIYERLKSRVPSRLVMGPWTHVSGSTGSGLPADGVPSLTDLQLRWFDQYLKGIDTNIAAIPKVTQYAYGDDRFETQSDWPNPKLDPQTWYLRGGSTLTRGDAPGVAETPQTFVQHPLSGICTMSTGQWTAGLGEPLPCFTDDRPNALSGGASYESAPLSSDLRLSGPIAAHLWLTTTASDAAVTVRVDDVAPDGTSTGMTTGWQSASFRAVDASRSRVVRGHEIQPWHPFTKASVLPVQSGVATPVDVEVFPTNWVLKAGHRLKIVVDPADFPHELPPIPALLARLGGNVSILTEPGHASAIDLPELGTTCAAGVRAGGPDGCAPLPVPDLTRAG